A single genomic interval of Prunus dulcis chromosome 5, ALMONDv2, whole genome shotgun sequence harbors:
- the LOC117628707 gene encoding calmodulin-like, with product MDSDLTDEQVEELKQAFDIFDKDGNGTITTDELRNVLTSLGQTPSEEELEEFLQQMGGDNGRVRFDQYLIFMEKLMYPNGAFE from the exons ATGGATTCCGATTTGACCGATGAGCAAGTCGAGGAGCTCAAGCAAGCCTTCGACATTTTTGACAAGGATGGCAATG gCACTATCACTACCGATGAGTTGCGGAATGTATTGACCTCACTAGGGCAAACCCCATCTGAGGAAGAACTGGAAGAATTTCTTCAACAGATGGGTGGTGATAATGGGAGGGTTCGCTTTGATCAATACTTGATCTTCATGGAAAAATTAATGTACCCTAATGGTGCGTTTGAATGA
- the LOC117628694 gene encoding phosphatidylserine decarboxylase proenzyme 1, mitochondrial isoform X2, which yields MKFRASHRVCIFSHSTHLNSLHNQRRCFASFLKKLHKTPQARSFSNGGGGGSKGDSFLLPGATVATLLMLGALHVRRMYDDRKVEEALEKGTEFEFQPDVKSTFLRLLPLRSISRCWGLLTSVEIPVSLRPYVYGAWARAFHSNLEEAALPLDEYTSLREFFVRTLKEGSRPIDPDPRCLVSPVDGTVLRFGELRGAGAMIEQVKGFSYSVFSLLGASSFLPLIAKGDVHEESSEPENASREKSKKSWLRVSLASPKVWDPVSTCPIKGLFYCVIYLKPGDYHRIHAPADWNVLVRRHFSGCLLPVNERATRTIRNLYVENERVVLEGLWKEGFMALAAVGATNIGSIELSIEPELRTNQARKKLLHSEPPEERIYEPDGIGRTLKKGDEVAAFNMGSTVVLVFQAPISLSQENGDSSSEFRFSVQRGDRVRVGEALGRWRDQ from the exons ATGAAGTTTAGGGCTTCACATAGAGTCTGTATATTCTCTCACTCTACACACCTCAATTCCCTCCATAACCAGCGACGATGCTTCGCTTCATTTCTTAAAAAACTCCATAAAACCCCTCAAGCTCGCTCCTTTTCCAATGGCGGAGGTGGTGGTTCTAAAG GTGATTCTTTTCTCTTGCCTGGTGCAACGGTGGCTACTTTGCTTATGCTTGGTGCTCTGCATGTTCGTCGGATGTATGATGACAGGAAG GTTGAGGAGGCACTGGAGAAGGGAACGGAATTTGAGTTTCAACCTGATGTAAAA TCTACATTTTTAAGATTGCTGCCTTTGCGCTCCATTTCCAGATGTTGGGGTTTATTGACCAGTGTG GAAATCCCAGTCTCTCTACGTCCGTATGTTTATGGAGCGTGGGCTCGAGCATTCCATTCAA ACTTGGAAGAAGCAGCTCTCCCTCTGGATGAATACACATCTTTACGAGAGTTCTTTGTTCGCACCTTGAAAGAAGGTTCCAGGCCTATTGACCCTGACCCACGATGTCTG GTTAGTCCAGTGGATGGTACTGTATTACGATTTGGGGAGCTTAGAGGAGCAGGGGCTATGATTGAGCAAGTCAAAGGTTTTTCTTATTCAGTTTTTTCCCTGCTCGGTGCAAGCTCCTTTCTTCCTTTGATAGCTAAAGGAGATGTGCATGAGGAGAGTAGTGAACCAGAAAATGCTTCCAGGGAGAAGAGTAAGAAGTCATGGCTGAGAGTTTCATTGGCTTCTCCTAAAGTTTGGGACCCTGTATCAACATG tcCTATAAAAGGCCTCTTTTATTGTGTAATTTACTTGAAGCCTGGAGACTATCATCGCATACATGCACCAGCTGATTGGAATGTTCTTGTCCGCCGTCATTTTTCTG GTTGTCTACTTCCTGTAAATGAACGTGCAACAAGAACTATCAGAAACCTTTATGTTGAGAACGAACGG GTTGTGCTTGAAGGTTTATGGAAAGAAGGATTTATGGCACTTGCTGCTGTTGGAGCAACGAATATTGGTTCAATTGAG CTTTCCATTGAACCGGAACTTCGGACAAACCAGGCAAGAAAGAAGTTACTGCACTCAGAGCCTCCAGAAGAACGGATATATGAACCTGATGGTATTGGTAGGACGCTCAAGAAAGGAGATGAG GTAGCTGCGTTCAACATGGGATCAACTGTTGTGCTTGTCTTCCAGGCTCCCATATCACTATCACAAGAAAATGGGGATTCCTCATCAGAGTTCAGGTTTTCGGTCCAACGTGGGGATAGAGTCCGTGTCGGGGAAGCCTTAGGGAGGTGGCGGGATCAGTA G
- the LOC117628694 gene encoding phosphatidylserine decarboxylase proenzyme 1, mitochondrial isoform X1, producing the protein MKFRASHRVCIFSHSTHLNSLHNQRRCFASFLKKLHKTPQARSFSNGGGGGSKGDSFLLPGATVATLLMLGALHVRRMYDDRKVEEALEKGTEFEFQPDVKSTFLRLLPLRSISRCWGLLTSVEIPVSLRPYVYGAWARAFHSNLEEAALPLDEYTSLREFFVRTLKEGSRPIDPDPRCLVSPVDGTVLRFGELRGAGAMIEQVKGFSYSVFSLLGASSFLPLIAKGDVHEESSEPENASREKSKKSWLRVSLASPKVWDPVSTCPIKGLFYCVIYLKPGDYHRIHAPADWNVLVRRHFSGCLLPVNERATRTIRNLYVENERVVLEGLWKEGFMALAAVGATNIGSIELSIEPELRTNQARKKLLHSEPPEERIYEPDGIGRTLKKGDEVAAFNMGSTVVLVFQAPISLSQENGDSSSEFRFSVQRGDRVRVGEALGRWRDQ; encoded by the exons ATGAAGTTTAGGGCTTCACATAGAGTCTGTATATTCTCTCACTCTACACACCTCAATTCCCTCCATAACCAGCGACGATGCTTCGCTTCATTTCTTAAAAAACTCCATAAAACCCCTCAAGCTCGCTCCTTTTCCAATGGCGGAGGTGGTGGTTCTAAAG GTGATTCTTTTCTCTTGCCTGGTGCAACGGTGGCTACTTTGCTTATGCTTGGTGCTCTGCATGTTCGTCGGATGTATGATGACAGGAAG GTTGAGGAGGCACTGGAGAAGGGAACGGAATTTGAGTTTCAACCTGATGTAAAA TCTACATTTTTAAGATTGCTGCCTTTGCGCTCCATTTCCAGATGTTGGGGTTTATTGACCAGTGTG GAAATCCCAGTCTCTCTACGTCCGTATGTTTATGGAGCGTGGGCTCGAGCATTCCATTCAA ACTTGGAAGAAGCAGCTCTCCCTCTGGATGAATACACATCTTTACGAGAGTTCTTTGTTCGCACCTTGAAAGAAGGTTCCAGGCCTATTGACCCTGACCCACGATGTCTG GTTAGTCCAGTGGATGGTACTGTATTACGATTTGGGGAGCTTAGAGGAGCAGGGGCTATGATTGAGCAAGTCAAAGGTTTTTCTTATTCAGTTTTTTCCCTGCTCGGTGCAAGCTCCTTTCTTCCTTTGATAGCTAAAGGAGATGTGCATGAGGAGAGTAGTGAACCAGAAAATGCTTCCAGGGAGAAGAGTAAGAAGTCATGGCTGAGAGTTTCATTGGCTTCTCCTAAAGTTTGGGACCCTGTATCAACATG tcCTATAAAAGGCCTCTTTTATTGTGTAATTTACTTGAAGCCTGGAGACTATCATCGCATACATGCACCAGCTGATTGGAATGTTCTTGTCCGCCGTCATTTTTCTG GTTGTCTACTTCCTGTAAATGAACGTGCAACAAGAACTATCAGAAACCTTTATGTTGAGAACGAACGG GTTGTGCTTGAAGGTTTATGGAAAGAAGGATTTATGGCACTTGCTGCTGTTGGAGCAACGAATATTGGTTCAATTGAG CTTTCCATTGAACCGGAACTTCGGACAAACCAGGCAAGAAAGAAGTTACTGCACTCAGAGCCTCCAGAAGAACGGATATATGAACCTGATGGTATTGGTAGGACGCTCAAGAAAGGAGATGAG GTAGCTGCGTTCAACATGGGATCAACTGTTGTGCTTGTCTTCCAGGCTCCCATATCACTATCACAAGAAAATGGGGATTCCTCATCAGAGTTCAGGTTTTCGGTCCAACGTGGGGATAGAGTCCGTGTCGGGGAAGCCTTAGGGAGGTGGCGGGATCAGTAG
- the LOC117628694 gene encoding phosphatidylserine decarboxylase proenzyme 1, mitochondrial isoform X3 — protein sequence MKFRASHRVCIFSHSTHLNSLHNQRRCFASFLKKLHKTPQARSFSNGGGGGSKGDSFLLPGATVATLLMLGALHVRRMYDDRKVEEALEKGTEFEFQPDVKEIPVSLRPYVYGAWARAFHSNLEEAALPLDEYTSLREFFVRTLKEGSRPIDPDPRCLVSPVDGTVLRFGELRGAGAMIEQVKGFSYSVFSLLGASSFLPLIAKGDVHEESSEPENASREKSKKSWLRVSLASPKVWDPVSTCPIKGLFYCVIYLKPGDYHRIHAPADWNVLVRRHFSGCLLPVNERATRTIRNLYVENERVVLEGLWKEGFMALAAVGATNIGSIELSIEPELRTNQARKKLLHSEPPEERIYEPDGIGRTLKKGDEVAAFNMGSTVVLVFQAPISLSQENGDSSSEFRFSVQRGDRVRVGEALGRWRDQ from the exons ATGAAGTTTAGGGCTTCACATAGAGTCTGTATATTCTCTCACTCTACACACCTCAATTCCCTCCATAACCAGCGACGATGCTTCGCTTCATTTCTTAAAAAACTCCATAAAACCCCTCAAGCTCGCTCCTTTTCCAATGGCGGAGGTGGTGGTTCTAAAG GTGATTCTTTTCTCTTGCCTGGTGCAACGGTGGCTACTTTGCTTATGCTTGGTGCTCTGCATGTTCGTCGGATGTATGATGACAGGAAG GTTGAGGAGGCACTGGAGAAGGGAACGGAATTTGAGTTTCAACCTGATGTAAAA GAAATCCCAGTCTCTCTACGTCCGTATGTTTATGGAGCGTGGGCTCGAGCATTCCATTCAA ACTTGGAAGAAGCAGCTCTCCCTCTGGATGAATACACATCTTTACGAGAGTTCTTTGTTCGCACCTTGAAAGAAGGTTCCAGGCCTATTGACCCTGACCCACGATGTCTG GTTAGTCCAGTGGATGGTACTGTATTACGATTTGGGGAGCTTAGAGGAGCAGGGGCTATGATTGAGCAAGTCAAAGGTTTTTCTTATTCAGTTTTTTCCCTGCTCGGTGCAAGCTCCTTTCTTCCTTTGATAGCTAAAGGAGATGTGCATGAGGAGAGTAGTGAACCAGAAAATGCTTCCAGGGAGAAGAGTAAGAAGTCATGGCTGAGAGTTTCATTGGCTTCTCCTAAAGTTTGGGACCCTGTATCAACATG tcCTATAAAAGGCCTCTTTTATTGTGTAATTTACTTGAAGCCTGGAGACTATCATCGCATACATGCACCAGCTGATTGGAATGTTCTTGTCCGCCGTCATTTTTCTG GTTGTCTACTTCCTGTAAATGAACGTGCAACAAGAACTATCAGAAACCTTTATGTTGAGAACGAACGG GTTGTGCTTGAAGGTTTATGGAAAGAAGGATTTATGGCACTTGCTGCTGTTGGAGCAACGAATATTGGTTCAATTGAG CTTTCCATTGAACCGGAACTTCGGACAAACCAGGCAAGAAAGAAGTTACTGCACTCAGAGCCTCCAGAAGAACGGATATATGAACCTGATGGTATTGGTAGGACGCTCAAGAAAGGAGATGAG GTAGCTGCGTTCAACATGGGATCAACTGTTGTGCTTGTCTTCCAGGCTCCCATATCACTATCACAAGAAAATGGGGATTCCTCATCAGAGTTCAGGTTTTCGGTCCAACGTGGGGATAGAGTCCGTGTCGGGGAAGCCTTAGGGAGGTGGCGGGATCAGTAG
- the LOC117628482 gene encoding calmodulin-like has protein sequence MSNELSDDQVEKLKQAFNNFDKDGNGTVTTDELSNVMTSIGQNPSEEELEEFIQQMGGDDGRVRFDQFLKFMAKFMNAQ, from the exons ATGTCTAACGAATTGAGTGATGATCAAGTCGAGAAGCTCAAGCAAGCCTTCAACAATTTTGACAAGGATGGCAATG GTACTGTCACTACCGATGAGCTGAGCAATGTAATGACCTCAATAGGGCAAAACCCATCCgaagaagaattggaagaATTTATTCAACAGATGGGCGGTGATGATGGGAGGGTTCGTTTTGATCAATTCTTGAAATTCATGGCAAAATTCATGAACGCTCagtga
- the LOC117627950 gene encoding uncharacterized protein LOC117627950 isoform X1, giving the protein MPFRRLIEVEPPSPLRYVIGAAIMMIGVVLPVGYMMFRNKRVPSSSSYSKQTNKVLI; this is encoded by the exons ATGCCT TTCAGGAGATTGATAGAGGTGGAACCGCCGAGCCCACTGAGATACGTGATCGGAGCGGCCATCATGATGATCGGAGTAGTCTTACCCGTCGGTTACATGATGTTCCGTAACAAGCGTgttccttcttcctcttcctacTCCAAACAGAC GAACAAAGTTTTGATATAG
- the LOC117627950 gene encoding uncharacterized protein LOC117627950 isoform X2, protein MPFRRLIEVEPPSPLRYVIGAAIMMIGVVLPVGYMMFRNKRVPSSSSYSKQT, encoded by the exons ATGCCT TTCAGGAGATTGATAGAGGTGGAACCGCCGAGCCCACTGAGATACGTGATCGGAGCGGCCATCATGATGATCGGAGTAGTCTTACCCGTCGGTTACATGATGTTCCGTAACAAGCGTgttccttcttcctcttcctacTCCAAACAGACGTAG
- the LOC117627059 gene encoding formyltetrahydrofolate deformylase 1, mitochondrial-like, protein MSLVQRASPSLPKLFGFAKRSFKSLRFPGEPLDPSSSPILSYGIHVFHAPDAVGIVAKLSDCIASKGGNILGASVFVPENKHVFYSRSEFIFDPIKWPRSEMDEDFRKLLTTYSAMRSVVRVPDHDPKYKICILASKQDHCLVDLLHQWQEGRLPVDITCVISNHDRGPNTHVSRFLERHGIPYHYLQTTNTDKREGEILELVQNTDFLVLARYMQLLSGDFLKSYGKDVINIHHGLLPSFKGGKPSKQAFDAGVKLIGATSHFVTQELDAGPIIEQMVARVSHRDNLQSFVQKSENLEKQCLTKAIKSYCELRVLPYEDNKTVVF, encoded by the exons ATGAGCCTTGTCCAAAGAGCCTCTCCAAGCCTCCCCAAGCTTTTTGGATTTGCAAAGAGGTCCTTCAAGTCCTTGAGATTTCCGGGTGAGCCCCTCGACCCTTCGTCTTCTCCCATCCTCTCCTACGGAATCCATGTCTTCCATGCCCCC GATGCAGTTGGGATTGTGGCCAAGCTCTCGGATTGCATTGCTTCTAAAGGTGGAAACATACTCGGTGCCAGTGTCTTCGTGCCCGAAAACAAGCACGTCTTCTATTCCAGAAG TGAATTTATTTTCGATCCCATTAAATGGCCAAGATCGGAAATGGATGAGGATTTCCGTAAGCTGTTGACAACGTACTCTGCGATGAGATCTGTTGTCCGGGTTCCAGATCACGACCCCAAGTATAAGATTTGTATCCTTGCCTCAAAGCAG GATCATTGTTTGGTTGATTTGTTACATCAGTGGCAGGAAGGCAGACTTCCAGTAGACATAACTTGTGTTATAAG TAATCATGATAGAGGTCCAAACACCCATGTGTCTCGCTTTCTTGAAAGACATGGTATACCTTATCATTATCTGCAAACAACCAACACTGACAAAAGAGAAGGGGAGATATTGGAGTTGGTTCAAAATACTGATTTTTTAGTTCTTGCCAGGTACATGCAG TTATTATCTGGCGATTTTTTGAAGAGCTACGGAAAGGATGTAATTAACATTCATCATGGCCTTTTGCCATCATTCAAGGGTGGAAAACCATCTAAACAG GCTTTTGATGCAGGGGTGAAACTTATTGGTGCAACAAGTCATTTTGTCACCCAAGAACTCGATGCTGGTCCTATTATTGAACAGATG GTTGCAAGAGTTTCACACAGAGATAACTTGCAGAGTTTTGTGCAGAAGTCAGAGAACCTCGAAAAACAATGCCTTACGAAGGCAATCAAATCGTACTGTGAGCTGCGAGTGTTACCTTATGAGGATAACAAGACTGTTGTATTTTGA
- the LOC117627061 gene encoding DNA-directed RNA polymerase III subunit rpc6-like, whose product MSRPSALKRKQPDSSSPSESLTEHEKIVYSVIRSKQDMGIWTRDMKKEANLPDNLVGKSIKSLQAKNLIKEVVNVQSKGRKHYMAAEFEPSKELTGGDWYSNGTLDKYYISCVKDGFAKIIYQLKVATLEGISDEVKKSGIFKTSFTKQQIEEIMRVLVLDKRVTEVKSTGMGEFGSFPVGKVCYKSTSKGGSKREPKVGAMASIPCGVCPRMSQCTPDGIISPRTCVYFTKWLDF is encoded by the coding sequence ATGAGCAGACCTTCAGCACTCAAACGGAAACAGCCAGACTCTAGTTCTCCGTCGGAGTCTTTGACAGAGCATGAGAAAATCGTATATAGTGTAATCCGAAGCAAGCAAGATATGGGAATTTGGACACGAGACATGAAGAAAGAAGCGAACCTCCCAGACAATCTGGTTGGCAAATCCATAAAATCACTCCAAGCCAAGAACCTGATAAAAGAGGTTGTGAATGTCCAAAGCAAGGGGAGAAAGCATTATATGGCTGCAGAGTTTGAGCCCTCCAAGGAGTTAACTGGCGGGGATTGGTATTCTAATGGAACCCTCGATAAATATTACATATCCTGTGTAAAAGATGGGTTTGCAAAGATCATATATCAGCTCAAGGTTGCTACCTTGGAGGGAATTTCAGATGAAGTTAAAAAGAGCGGAATATTCAAAACTTCGTTCACAAAACAGCAAATTGAGGAGATTATgagggttttggttttggacaAACGAGTCACGGAAGTGAAGAGCACTGGGATGGGGGAGTTTGGTTCGTTTCCAGTTGGGAAAGTTTGCTATAAATCCACAAGCAAGGGAGGTAGTAAACGGGAACCCAAAGTAGGGGCCATGGCTTCCATTCCATGTGGAGTTTGTCCACGGATGAGTCAATGTACACCAGACGGTATTATTTCCCCAAGGACTTGTGtctacttcaccaaatggtTGGATTTCTGA